Proteins co-encoded in one Halorussus vallis genomic window:
- a CDS encoding PLP-dependent cysteine synthase family protein produces the protein MTDYRKPLDSVLDAIGETPLVEVRAAPEDVPVYAKVETFNPGASVKDRIGLYIVERMLERGELEPGGTVVEPTAGNTGIGFAVAAGQLDVNAVFVVPERFSVEKQQLMDALGARVVNTPTEDGMGGAIDRAHELAEEIDGAVVPQQFSNPLNVEAHYETTGPEIYEALDGEVGAVVAGCGTAGTLMGVAEYALEQDPDTHVVAVEPEGSLYAETKGGHPDEEAYKTEGIGTHDPTTNELFDPDLVDEIIQVPDERAHEELKRLASEEGHLVASSSGAASVAARDVAERIRDDEIDVPYDSVATVFPDSSERYLSKGIYRSFAEWEG, from the coding sequence ATGACGGACTATCGGAAGCCCCTCGATTCGGTGCTCGACGCTATCGGGGAGACCCCGCTCGTCGAGGTCCGTGCGGCGCCCGAGGACGTGCCGGTGTACGCGAAGGTCGAGACGTTCAACCCCGGCGCGAGCGTCAAGGACCGCATCGGACTCTACATCGTCGAACGGATGCTCGAACGCGGCGAACTCGAACCCGGCGGGACGGTCGTCGAACCGACCGCCGGCAACACGGGCATCGGCTTCGCCGTCGCCGCGGGCCAACTCGACGTGAACGCCGTCTTCGTCGTGCCCGAGCGCTTCAGCGTCGAGAAACAGCAGTTGATGGACGCCCTCGGCGCGCGCGTCGTCAACACCCCCACCGAGGACGGCATGGGCGGGGCCATCGACCGCGCCCACGAACTCGCCGAGGAGATAGACGGCGCGGTGGTCCCCCAGCAGTTCTCGAACCCGCTGAACGTCGAGGCCCACTACGAGACGACGGGGCCGGAAATCTACGAGGCGCTCGACGGCGAGGTCGGCGCGGTCGTGGCCGGCTGTGGCACCGCGGGCACGCTGATGGGCGTCGCCGAGTACGCCCTGGAGCAGGACCCCGACACCCACGTCGTCGCGGTCGAACCCGAAGGGTCGCTGTACGCCGAAACCAAGGGCGGCCACCCCGACGAGGAGGCGTACAAGACCGAGGGCATCGGCACCCACGACCCGACGACCAACGAACTGTTCGACCCGGACCTCGTCGACGAGATAATCCAGGTGCCCGACGAGCGCGCCCACGAGGAACTCAAGCGCCTCGCGAGCGAGGAGGGCCACCTGGTGGCCTCCAGTTCGGGCGCGGCCAGCGTCGCGGCCCGGGACGTCGCCGAGCGCATCCGCGACGACGAGATAGACGTCCCCTACGACAGCGTCGCGACCGTCTTCCCCGACTCCAGCGAGCGCTACCTCTCGAAGGGCATCTACCGGTCGTTCGCGGAGTGGGAAGGGTAG
- a CDS encoding DUF7548 family protein, with the protein MSQVTRETRAPTAGILAAVAVLAAVVAPYFLISATNVAVYYGSPTFVPVHLVVGLFSLVAVIVFAAGRNGRTDPPTAAGAAVVLGGFMVVLSLWWAVAVGDLVGSLTAEAAFDYHRWVLLATTVAVAACAAWYADRVL; encoded by the coding sequence ATGTCGCAGGTCACGCGGGAGACCCGAGCGCCGACCGCGGGCATCCTCGCCGCCGTCGCCGTGCTCGCGGCGGTCGTCGCGCCGTACTTCCTCATCTCGGCGACGAACGTCGCGGTGTACTACGGGTCGCCGACGTTCGTGCCGGTCCACCTCGTCGTCGGACTGTTCTCGCTGGTCGCCGTCATCGTCTTCGCGGCGGGCCGGAACGGGCGCACCGACCCGCCCACCGCGGCCGGCGCGGCGGTCGTACTGGGCGGGTTCATGGTCGTCCTCTCGCTGTGGTGGGCCGTCGCGGTCGGCGACCTCGTGGGCAGTCTCACCGCGGAGGCCGCGTTCGACTACCACCGCTGGGTGTTGCTCGCAACGACGGTCGCGGTGGCCGCGTGCGCCGCCTGGTACGCCGACCGGGTGCTGTAG
- a CDS encoding bile acid:sodium symporter family protein produces MRATRVVDDYLFAWVVLSVVAGALFPGFGVITRFSTPILAVMVGSVSLTLSTSQFRAVDRSSLARILAAHVAVPLVGFALARGFGLPPGPTAGFVLLGAVTPELVAPTMTHLADGDTALAATALVVIGIGSTLFAPAAVAVLLGPTVDVEGWRIAESLLVAVVVPMVAAVAVRTRGGARVARYDEYYSSVSAVAVVVIIGGVTAANAELVRANADLLARVGAGALALNLVGYALGWYVSRGAPTSVRIASALSVGTRDFAVAAALVTAAGFPPAAALPAVLFGVVEMATGALLARRFSA; encoded by the coding sequence ATGCGAGCGACCCGTGTCGTCGACGATTACCTGTTCGCGTGGGTCGTGCTCTCGGTCGTCGCAGGAGCGTTGTTCCCGGGGTTCGGCGTCATTACCCGGTTCTCGACGCCCATACTCGCGGTGATGGTCGGCAGCGTCTCGCTGACGCTGTCGACCTCGCAGTTCCGGGCGGTCGACCGGTCGTCGCTCGCGCGAATCCTCGCGGCCCACGTCGCGGTCCCGCTGGTCGGGTTCGCGCTCGCGCGCGGTTTCGGACTGCCGCCCGGCCCGACCGCCGGGTTCGTCCTCCTCGGCGCCGTGACGCCCGAACTGGTCGCGCCGACGATGACCCACCTCGCCGACGGAGACACGGCGCTCGCGGCGACCGCGCTCGTCGTCATCGGTATCGGCAGTACGCTCTTCGCTCCGGCCGCCGTCGCCGTCCTCCTCGGACCGACCGTGGATGTCGAAGGGTGGCGAATCGCCGAATCGCTCCTCGTCGCCGTCGTGGTCCCGATGGTCGCCGCGGTCGCCGTTCGCACCCGTGGCGGCGCTCGGGTCGCACGCTACGATGAGTACTACTCGTCGGTGTCGGCGGTCGCGGTGGTCGTCATAATCGGGGGCGTGACCGCGGCGAACGCCGAACTCGTCCGGGCGAACGCCGACCTGCTGGCGCGGGTCGGCGCGGGTGCGCTCGCGCTGAACCTCGTCGGCTATGCGCTCGGCTGGTACGTCTCGCGGGGCGCACCGACGTCGGTCCGCATCGCCAGCGCGCTCTCGGTCGGGACGCGGGACTTCGCCGTGGCCGCGGCGCTCGTAACGGCCGCCGGGTTTCCGCCGGCCGCGGCGCTCCCGGCGGTCCTGTTCGGCGTCGTGGAGATGGCGACCGGCGCGCTCCTCGCGCGGCGTTTCTCGGCGTGA
- a CDS encoding YhbY family RNA-binding protein produces the protein MTDQDLRKKAHDLDVTVWVGKAGIASVTDELRDQLKDNELVKVKFLRAARGGTTTDELAEDLAEEVDAELVETRGNTAVLH, from the coding sequence ATGACCGACCAGGACCTGCGGAAGAAGGCCCACGACCTCGACGTGACCGTCTGGGTCGGCAAGGCCGGAATCGCCTCGGTGACCGACGAACTGCGCGACCAACTGAAGGACAACGAACTCGTGAAGGTGAAGTTCCTCCGGGCGGCCCGCGGCGGCACGACCACCGACGAACTGGCCGAGGACCTCGCCGAGGAAGTCGACGCCGAACTCGTCGAGACGCGCGGGAACACCGCCGTCCTGCACTGA
- a CDS encoding HAD family hydrolase, whose product MAAVPDVTTVLLDLDETICEHPRSTADRLEDAFEASGVDRFFDVADFRRWLPKVVAESELELREKCFAGIADDYDRATADALAVARSYEDPDPTAVEFLPGAEVALDALSEDHALALVTNGGRETQREKLAALGIADRFETATYTEPGGPVKPDPDHFHRTLSALDAAPEEAVHVGNSLRSDVTGAHAAGIASVWLARADATVDVTPDHTIESMHELTTPPWA is encoded by the coding sequence ATGGCGGCAGTCCCCGACGTGACGACGGTCCTCCTCGACCTGGACGAAACCATCTGCGAGCATCCGCGCTCGACCGCCGACCGCCTCGAAGACGCCTTCGAGGCCAGCGGCGTCGACCGCTTCTTCGACGTGGCCGACTTCCGGCGCTGGCTCCCGAAGGTCGTCGCCGAATCCGAGTTGGAACTCCGAGAGAAGTGCTTCGCGGGCATCGCCGACGACTACGACCGCGCAACTGCCGACGCGCTGGCGGTCGCCCGCTCCTACGAGGACCCCGACCCGACAGCGGTCGAGTTCCTCCCGGGTGCGGAGGTGGCCCTCGACGCGCTCTCCGAGGACCACGCCCTCGCGCTCGTGACCAACGGCGGTCGCGAAACCCAGCGGGAGAAGTTGGCCGCGCTCGGCATCGCCGACCGCTTCGAGACGGCGACGTACACGGAACCCGGCGGGCCGGTCAAGCCCGACCCCGACCACTTCCATCGCACCCTGTCGGCGCTCGACGCCGCGCCCGAGGAGGCAGTCCACGTCGGCAACTCGCTCCGGAGCGACGTGACGGGCGCACACGCCGCGGGCATCGCCTCGGTGTGGCTGGCGCGCGCCGACGCGACGGTCGACGTGACGCCCGACCACACCATCGAGTCGATGCACGAACTCACCACGCCGCCGTGGGCGTGA
- a CDS encoding RAD55 family ATPase, protein MYGLGEARPEVEVEPGTNLLIAGPPMTGKRTLAMGILAHGSRRGDGSIVVTTKDSGGDVREAFEEQFRGQGDDPTGPLAIVDCVSKQQGRNPAPDDVIRYASSPVDMTGIGIQLSEFLQEFYEDRGVRQNRILLYSLSTLLMYSNLQTVFRFLHVFTGRVQSADALGVFVIDSTAHDDQTMSTLKQLFDGQIEVREGENRERELRLTGVGDDADWRPVAQ, encoded by the coding sequence ATGTACGGACTGGGTGAGGCCCGTCCGGAGGTCGAGGTCGAACCGGGGACCAACCTCCTGATCGCCGGGCCACCGATGACGGGCAAGCGAACTCTCGCGATGGGGATTCTGGCGCACGGCAGTCGCCGAGGGGACGGCAGTATCGTCGTCACCACCAAGGACAGCGGCGGCGACGTGCGCGAGGCGTTCGAAGAGCAGTTTCGCGGCCAAGGCGACGACCCGACGGGACCGCTCGCGATCGTCGACTGCGTGTCGAAACAGCAGGGGCGCAACCCCGCGCCCGACGACGTAATTCGCTACGCCTCCTCGCCGGTGGACATGACCGGCATCGGAATTCAGCTCTCGGAGTTCCTCCAAGAGTTCTACGAGGACCGGGGCGTCCGGCAAAATCGAATCCTGCTGTACTCGCTGTCGACGCTGTTGATGTACTCGAACCTCCAGACCGTCTTCCGGTTCCTCCACGTGTTCACCGGCCGAGTCCAGAGCGCCGACGCCCTGGGCGTATTCGTCATCGATTCGACGGCCCACGACGACCAGACGATGAGCACGCTCAAGCAGTTATTCGACGGTCAGATAGAAGTCCGCGAGGGCGAGAACCGCGAGAGGGAACTCAGGCTGACGGGCGTCGGCGACGACGCCGACTGGCGGCCGGTGGCGCAGTAA
- a CDS encoding sulfurtransferase TusA family protein codes for MSGPSLDDVTDTPDELDDETAGKLVEEAEEVQDMTGEVCPYPQVEAKKAVQRLDTGELLVQETDHVPSTENVPRAVGDDADAKVWRSGDGLYRIYLEKR; via the coding sequence ATGAGCGGACCATCACTCGACGACGTAACCGACACCCCGGACGAACTGGACGACGAAACAGCGGGGAAGCTGGTCGAGGAGGCCGAGGAGGTACAGGACATGACCGGTGAGGTCTGTCCGTACCCCCAGGTCGAAGCCAAGAAAGCCGTCCAGCGACTCGACACGGGCGAGCTGCTGGTCCAGGAGACCGACCACGTCCCCTCGACCGAGAACGTCCCGCGGGCGGTCGGCGATGACGCGGACGCGAAGGTGTGGCGCAGCGGCGACGGCCTCTATCGCATCTACCTGGAGAAACGATGA
- a CDS encoding CoA-binding protein, whose product MPVESDAELREILGMETVAVVGCSTTEGKDAHEIPKYLLDRGYEVIPVNPYAEEIFDRRAYDSLADVEEDVDIVDVFRPSEEVAGIVDQAVDREDIKVVWTQLGIRDDEAAERAETAGKRVVQDECIKVVHQRLVA is encoded by the coding sequence ATGCCAGTCGAGAGCGACGCCGAACTGCGGGAGATTCTCGGGATGGAGACGGTCGCCGTCGTCGGCTGTTCGACCACCGAGGGCAAGGACGCCCACGAGATTCCCAAGTACCTCCTCGACCGCGGCTACGAGGTGATTCCGGTCAACCCCTACGCCGAGGAGATATTCGACCGGCGGGCCTACGACTCGCTGGCCGACGTCGAGGAGGACGTCGACATCGTCGACGTGTTCCGGCCGAGCGAGGAGGTCGCGGGCATCGTCGACCAGGCCGTCGACCGCGAGGACATCAAGGTCGTCTGGACCCAGTTGGGCATCCGCGACGACGAGGCCGCCGAGCGCGCCGAGACGGCCGGCAAGCGCGTCGTCCAGGACGAGTGCATCAAGGTCGTCCACCAGCGACTGGTCGCCTGA
- a CDS encoding ribonuclease P protein component 4, translated as MTIAEERIERLAALARRAAAECDDERAREYVRLARRLGERNRLSLPRQFKRFTCDACDVYMRPGKNARVRLQDGHVVITCDCGSQSRYPYRD; from the coding sequence ATGACCATAGCCGAAGAGCGCATCGAGCGCCTCGCCGCGCTCGCCCGGCGAGCCGCGGCCGAGTGCGACGACGAGCGCGCCCGTGAATACGTCAGGCTCGCCCGCCGCCTCGGAGAGCGCAACCGCCTCTCGCTTCCCCGCCAGTTCAAGCGGTTCACCTGCGACGCCTGTGACGTCTACATGCGCCCCGGCAAGAACGCGCGGGTCCGCCTGCAGGACGGACACGTCGTCATCACCTGCGACTGCGGTTCGCAGTCGCGGTATCCCTATCGGGACTGA
- a CDS encoding DUF5658 family protein translates to MARSDANGETRDAGRDWFDGDGAFERGETVERDDRDLDEWSVGGSKDWMLRDDEFLLEEDREYVLREEGSWREYVSPALFGVVVAVMVGDVITTGVGMAMGLEEGNPLVAAVMGEVGLAGLVLLKAMAAILLVALPGVTDDARQTFRAGCAAFVAVGLVVVVTNLAAILGAA, encoded by the coding sequence GTGGCGCGAAGTGACGCGAACGGCGAGACGCGAGACGCCGGCCGCGACTGGTTCGACGGGGACGGCGCGTTCGAGCGCGGCGAGACGGTCGAGCGCGACGACCGGGACCTCGACGAGTGGTCGGTCGGCGGTTCGAAGGACTGGATGCTCCGCGACGACGAGTTTCTGCTGGAGGAGGACCGCGAGTACGTCCTCCGCGAGGAGGGGTCGTGGCGCGAGTACGTCTCGCCCGCCCTGTTCGGCGTCGTCGTCGCCGTGATGGTCGGCGACGTGATAACCACGGGTGTCGGGATGGCGATGGGACTCGAAGAGGGCAATCCGCTCGTCGCGGCCGTGATGGGGGAGGTCGGCCTCGCCGGACTGGTGCTGCTGAAGGCGATGGCCGCGATACTGCTGGTCGCGCTCCCCGGCGTGACCGACGACGCCCGCCAGACGTTCCGGGCGGGCTGTGCGGCGTTCGTCGCCGTCGGCCTGGTCGTGGTCGTCACGAACCTGGCCGCCATCCTCGGCGCGGCGTGA
- a CDS encoding DMT family transporter, whose amino-acid sequence MNDRFVTVGLFVLLATLWGFSFLAISVGLESLAPVLFAAFRYDVAAVLLLGYALAGDTAWRPTGRENVGAVLAGGVFLVAANAFLFLGQQTVPSGVAAIMQSLVPIATSLWALALLPEERVSARGAVGILLGFVGVGLIVRPDPANLLGADVVGRLLILVQVTGVALGGVLIQRSRPTLDSAALSGWSMLVGGVVLHSVSSAIGERFALPTTLEAGLAVAYLGVFATALAFFIYFTLLEVRGALETSLVAYLVPVVATVVGVVVLNESITPTTVVGLLVVFAGFVVLKRRAIADLVHEVAGSEETPGA is encoded by the coding sequence GTGAACGACCGCTTCGTCACCGTCGGACTGTTCGTCCTCCTCGCAACGCTGTGGGGGTTCTCGTTCCTGGCGATATCCGTCGGCCTCGAATCGCTGGCCCCGGTCCTCTTCGCGGCCTTCCGTTACGACGTCGCCGCGGTCCTACTGCTGGGCTACGCGCTCGCCGGCGACACAGCGTGGCGACCGACCGGCCGTGAGAACGTCGGCGCCGTCCTGGCCGGCGGGGTGTTCCTGGTCGCGGCGAACGCGTTCCTCTTCCTCGGCCAGCAGACGGTCCCCAGCGGGGTCGCCGCCATCATGCAGAGTCTCGTCCCCATCGCGACCTCGCTGTGGGCGCTGGCGCTTCTGCCGGAGGAGCGGGTTTCGGCGCGCGGGGCCGTCGGCATCCTGCTCGGGTTCGTCGGCGTCGGCCTCATCGTCCGCCCGGACCCCGCGAACCTGCTCGGGGCCGACGTCGTCGGTCGACTCCTGATTCTCGTTCAGGTTACGGGCGTCGCGCTCGGGGGCGTCCTGATTCAACGGTCCCGCCCGACGCTCGACAGCGCCGCCCTCTCCGGGTGGTCGATGCTGGTCGGCGGCGTCGTGCTCCACTCCGTCAGCAGCGCCATCGGCGAACGGTTCGCCCTCCCGACGACCCTCGAAGCGGGACTCGCGGTCGCGTATCTCGGCGTCTTCGCCACCGCGCTCGCCTTCTTCATCTACTTCACCCTCCTGGAGGTCCGGGGGGCGCTGGAGACGTCGCTGGTCGCGTACCTCGTACCGGTCGTCGCCACCGTCGTCGGGGTCGTGGTCCTGAACGAGTCCATCACGCCCACGACCGTCGTCGGACTCCTCGTGGTCTTCGCCGGGTTCGTCGTCCTCAAGCGCCGGGCCATCGCCGACCTCGTCCACGAGGTCGCGGGGTCCGAAGAGACGCCCGGGGCCTGA
- a CDS encoding DUF5798 family protein translates to MGLGSTAKKLQTLADTAEKLYKKLNELREQVVAMRDSLDATNERVERLEAENAKQQALLEALAREEGIDVDAVLADAAETESESPEGDETESEADAADA, encoded by the coding sequence ATGGGACTCGGAAGCACGGCGAAGAAGCTCCAGACGCTGGCCGACACCGCCGAGAAACTGTACAAGAAGCTCAACGAACTCCGCGAGCAGGTCGTCGCGATGCGCGACAGCCTCGACGCGACGAACGAGCGCGTCGAGCGCCTCGAAGCCGAGAACGCGAAACAGCAGGCGCTCCTCGAAGCGCTGGCGCGCGAGGAAGGAATCGACGTCGACGCGGTCCTCGCCGACGCGGCGGAAACCGAGAGCGAGTCGCCCGAGGGCGACGAGACCGAATCGGAAGCCGACGCCGCCGACGCATAA
- a CDS encoding mechanosensitive ion channel family protein: protein MMVDPLPFLENLVPEYAGAITQAIYFVVAFAVIYVLGRATVVPLFGRFLDRRDIDEHAKRPLLRLTKFGIVFVAVSVAFGFAEYGNFLTSLATIAAAATLAIGFAMQDVIANFVAGVFIYTDKPFRIGDWIEWDGGNYSGIVEDISLRVTRVRTFDNELLTVPNSTLTDGVIKNPVAKDKLRLQVLFGIGYDDDIHQATDVIVEEAERHPDILDDPAPSVRLTELGDSSVGLKSRVWIANPSRGDFVKTKGEYVTAVKERFDAEGIDIPYPNRTLSGGLELTNVEDAVEAADD from the coding sequence CTGATGGTCGACCCGCTCCCGTTCCTGGAGAACCTCGTTCCGGAGTACGCCGGCGCCATCACGCAGGCCATCTACTTCGTGGTGGCGTTCGCCGTCATCTACGTTCTGGGGCGGGCCACGGTGGTCCCGCTGTTCGGCCGGTTCCTCGACCGCCGCGACATCGACGAGCACGCGAAGAGGCCGCTACTACGGCTGACGAAGTTCGGCATCGTCTTCGTCGCCGTCTCGGTGGCGTTCGGCTTCGCCGAGTACGGCAACTTCCTCACCTCGCTGGCGACCATCGCGGCCGCCGCCACGCTCGCCATCGGGTTCGCGATGCAGGACGTCATCGCCAACTTCGTCGCCGGCGTGTTCATCTACACCGACAAGCCGTTCCGCATCGGCGACTGGATCGAGTGGGACGGCGGTAACTACTCGGGCATCGTCGAGGACATCAGCCTGCGGGTGACCCGGGTGCGGACCTTCGACAACGAACTGCTGACGGTGCCAAACTCGACGCTCACCGACGGCGTCATCAAGAACCCGGTGGCCAAGGACAAACTCCGCCTGCAGGTCCTCTTCGGCATCGGCTACGACGACGACATCCACCAGGCGACCGACGTCATCGTCGAGGAGGCCGAGCGCCACCCCGACATCCTCGACGACCCCGCTCCCTCGGTCCGACTGACCGAACTTGGCGACTCCTCGGTCGGACTGAAGTCCCGGGTCTGGATAGCGAACCCCTCCCGGGGAGACTTCGTGAAGACGAAGGGCGAGTACGTCACCGCGGTCAAGGAGCGCTTCGACGCCGAGGGCATCGACATCCCGTATCCGAACCGGACGCTCTCGGGCGGTCTGGAGCTGACGAACGTCGAGGACGCGGTGGAGGCGGCCGACGACTGA
- a CDS encoding alpha/beta hydrolase, translated as MSNTQPDDRRADELDPDAKALVDKLAEEEAPDLSHLSPEQARALLGGLFTPDVEPESVASVEERKLRAYARDIRVRIYDPNPDERLPATVYFHGGGWVVGNLDTHDGVARSLANEGECVVVSVDYRKGPEHRFPGAVEDAYAATKWVVDNAEEIGAGGGLAVAGESAGGNLATVVAQMAVEKDVGAPEIDHQVLFYPVTDHSFDTRSYEENADGYFLTTRGMVWFWNHYLRDDVDGDNVRASPLRARERTLAELPPVTMYTCGYDPLRDEQFAYSDALEEAGVAVEHAHYPGMIHDFANMRRLADPFPGIDAAQDVRERAGEALRQAFE; from the coding sequence ATGTCGAACACCCAACCCGACGACCGACGCGCCGACGAACTCGACCCCGATGCGAAGGCGCTGGTGGACAAACTCGCCGAGGAAGAGGCGCCCGACCTCAGCCACCTCTCGCCCGAGCAGGCCCGAGCGCTGTTGGGCGGTCTGTTCACCCCGGACGTCGAACCGGAATCAGTCGCCTCGGTGGAGGAGCGTAAGCTACGAGCGTACGCCCGGGACATCCGGGTGCGAATCTACGACCCGAACCCGGACGAGCGACTCCCCGCGACGGTCTACTTCCACGGCGGCGGGTGGGTCGTCGGCAATCTCGACACCCACGACGGGGTCGCGCGCTCGCTGGCGAACGAGGGCGAGTGCGTCGTCGTCTCGGTCGACTACCGGAAGGGGCCGGAACACCGGTTCCCGGGCGCGGTCGAGGACGCCTACGCCGCGACCAAGTGGGTCGTCGACAACGCCGAGGAAATCGGGGCCGGCGGCGGACTGGCCGTCGCCGGCGAGAGCGCGGGCGGTAACCTCGCCACCGTCGTCGCCCAGATGGCCGTCGAGAAGGACGTCGGCGCGCCCGAGATCGACCACCAGGTGCTGTTCTACCCGGTGACCGACCACTCGTTCGACACCCGGTCCTACGAGGAGAACGCCGACGGCTACTTCCTGACGACCCGGGGGATGGTGTGGTTCTGGAACCACTACCTCCGCGACGACGTCGACGGGGACAACGTGCGGGCCTCGCCGCTTCGCGCACGCGAGCGAACCCTCGCCGAACTCCCGCCGGTGACGATGTACACCTGCGGGTACGACCCGCTCCGCGACGAGCAGTTCGCGTACAGTGACGCGCTCGAGGAGGCGGGCGTCGCCGTCGAACACGCCCACTACCCGGGGATGATTCACGACTTCGCCAACATGCGCCGACTCGCCGACCCGTTCCCCGGCATCGACGCGGCCCAGGACGTCCGCGAGCGCGCCGGCGAGGCGCTCCGCCAGGCGTTCGAGTGA
- a CDS encoding rhodanese-like domain-containing protein: MTAGEVEPEEVDPSTADVIDIRDADDFAEGHIPEAENVPLDDLEDVVDDREWGDEVVVACYVGQTSKQAARLIDAYADDAAVASMAGGYERWDGELRRPEGRRSSPADDD, from the coding sequence ATGACCGCCGGCGAAGTCGAACCCGAGGAGGTGGACCCGAGCACGGCCGACGTGATTGACATCCGGGACGCCGACGATTTCGCCGAGGGCCACATCCCGGAGGCCGAGAACGTGCCGCTCGACGACCTCGAAGACGTGGTCGACGACCGCGAGTGGGGCGACGAGGTGGTCGTGGCGTGCTACGTCGGACAGACGTCCAAGCAGGCCGCTCGTCTCATCGACGCCTACGCCGACGACGCCGCGGTCGCGAGTATGGCCGGCGGCTACGAGCGCTGGGACGGCGAACTCCGCCGACCGGAGGGTCGGCGGAGTTCGCCCGCGGACGACGACTGA
- a CDS encoding heptaprenylglyceryl phosphate synthase has product MSNADAAARARRALARAEDVAESLARLGRGAKLAARTLSPLDPNPVPAEWTHVTKVDPEEAKKLPLLYPLYLRHTSAVSVGGSADVTATNTEQTFELLEAASVPTFHEPSGPTHVTRKSREMAAFLAIPEVLNGDSESLVGQLGAGVEHIREELVPELLAAEWPWLPRPVESRLADFLTSWLLSEAVFEAYIIQNPDSAAAREANVGPDDLLTPREAKHRAMAADRHLESELVYVEYSGTFGGEEAEAILDAVSPNLTWARLWYGGGIDSREAAERMLAAGADAVVVGDAFHRVADEEADLCARATDDLDATATAADVRAWVDDRVEVADSAAAAYLSTIPAVSDPEALAEEYLVATVRTWLGLRELAAESVSVGDATDEADLRRALDAAAPEWFADATDGADDGDAELVRRGVLALLAERGGVEAFDAARTHLGLSRED; this is encoded by the coding sequence ATGAGTAACGCCGACGCCGCCGCGCGGGCGCGCCGCGCGCTCGCTCGCGCCGAGGACGTCGCGGAGTCGCTCGCCCGACTGGGTCGCGGGGCGAAACTCGCCGCGCGGACGCTGTCGCCGCTGGACCCGAATCCGGTGCCCGCCGAGTGGACCCACGTCACCAAGGTCGACCCGGAGGAGGCGAAGAAGCTCCCGCTGTTGTACCCCCTCTACCTCCGCCACACGAGCGCGGTGTCGGTCGGCGGGTCGGCCGACGTGACCGCGACGAACACCGAGCAGACGTTCGAGTTGCTCGAAGCGGCGTCGGTGCCGACGTTCCACGAGCCGAGCGGTCCGACCCACGTCACCCGGAAGTCCCGGGAGATGGCGGCGTTCCTGGCCATCCCCGAGGTGCTGAACGGCGACTCGGAGTCGCTCGTGGGTCAGCTCGGCGCGGGCGTCGAACACATCCGCGAGGAACTGGTCCCGGAACTGCTCGCCGCGGAGTGGCCGTGGCTCCCGCGGCCGGTCGAGTCGCGGCTCGCCGACTTCCTCACCTCCTGGCTCCTCTCGGAGGCGGTGTTCGAGGCCTACATCATCCAGAATCCCGACAGCGCGGCCGCCCGCGAGGCCAACGTCGGCCCCGACGACCTGCTGACGCCGCGGGAGGCCAAGCACCGCGCGATGGCGGCCGACCGCCACCTCGAAAGCGAACTCGTCTACGTCGAGTACTCGGGCACTTTCGGCGGCGAGGAGGCTGAGGCCATCCTCGACGCGGTGTCGCCGAACCTTACCTGGGCGCGACTCTGGTACGGCGGCGGCATCGACAGCCGGGAAGCGGCCGAGCGGATGCTCGCGGCGGGCGCAGACGCCGTCGTCGTCGGCGACGCGTTCCACCGCGTCGCCGACGAGGAGGCAGACCTCTGCGCCCGCGCGACCGACGACCTCGACGCGACCGCGACCGCGGCCGACGTTCGGGCGTGGGTCGACGACCGCGTCGAGGTCGCCGACTCGGCGGCCGCGGCTTACCTGTCGACGATTCCGGCCGTCTCGGACCCCGAGGCGCTGGCCGAGGAGTACCTCGTCGCCACCGTCCGGACGTGGCTCGGACTGCGGGAACTCGCCGCGGAGTCGGTGAGCGTCGGGGACGCGACGGACGAAGCCGACCTCCGGCGCGCGCTCGACGCGGCGGCCCCCGAGTGGTTCGCGGACGCGACCGACGGTGCCGACGACGGCGACGCCGAACTCGTTCGACGGGGCGTCCTCGCGCTCCTCGCCGAGCGCGGGGGCGTCGAGGCGTTCGACGCCGCGAGGACGCACCTCGGACTCTCCCGGGAGGACTGA